Proteins encoded together in one Lutra lutra chromosome 4, mLutLut1.2, whole genome shotgun sequence window:
- the LEPROT gene encoding leptin receptor gene-related protein isoform X1, translating to MEHLLLPNTSYRLSPLLPISSVIRWHHYSHFTALVALSFSGAIGLTFLMLGCALEDYGVYWPLFVLIFHVISPIPHFIAKRATYDSDATSSACRELAYFFTTGIVVSAFGFPVILARVLVIKWGACGLVLAGNAVIFLTIQGFFLVFGRGDDFSWEQW from the exons ATGGAGCACCTCCTTTTGCCAAACACTTCATATAGATTATCTCCTTTACTTCCCATCAGCTCCGTGATAAGGTGGCaccattattcccatttcacag CTCTCGTGGCATTGTCCTTCAGTGGGGCCATTGGGCTGACTTTTCTCATGCTGGGTTGTGCCTTAGAGGATTATGG CGTTTACTGGCCCTTGTTTGTCCTGATATTTCACGTcatctctcccatcccccattTCATTGCCAAAAGAGCAACTTATGACTCCGACGCCACAAGTAGTGCCTGCCGGGAGCTGGCATATTTTTTTACTACTGGAATTGttgtctctgcctttggatttccTGTTATTCTTGCCCGTGTATTGGTG ATCAAATGGGGAGCCTGTGGCCTTGTGCTGGCAGGCAATGCAGTCATTTTCCTTACAATTCAAGGTTTTTTCCTTGTATTTGGAAGAGGAGATGATTTTAGCTGGGAGCAGTGGTAG
- the LEPROT gene encoding leptin receptor gene-related protein isoform X2 — MCTLKFSSVIRWHHYSHFTALVALSFSGAIGLTFLMLGCALEDYGVYWPLFVLIFHVISPIPHFIAKRATYDSDATSSACRELAYFFTTGIVVSAFGFPVILARVLVIKWGACGLVLAGNAVIFLTIQGFFLVFGRGDDFSWEQW, encoded by the exons CTCCGTGATAAGGTGGCaccattattcccatttcacag CTCTCGTGGCATTGTCCTTCAGTGGGGCCATTGGGCTGACTTTTCTCATGCTGGGTTGTGCCTTAGAGGATTATGG CGTTTACTGGCCCTTGTTTGTCCTGATATTTCACGTcatctctcccatcccccattTCATTGCCAAAAGAGCAACTTATGACTCCGACGCCACAAGTAGTGCCTGCCGGGAGCTGGCATATTTTTTTACTACTGGAATTGttgtctctgcctttggatttccTGTTATTCTTGCCCGTGTATTGGTG ATCAAATGGGGAGCCTGTGGCCTTGTGCTGGCAGGCAATGCAGTCATTTTCCTTACAATTCAAGGTTTTTTCCTTGTATTTGGAAGAGGAGATGATTTTAGCTGGGAGCAGTGGTAG
- the LEPROT gene encoding leptin receptor gene-related protein isoform X4, whose protein sequence is MLGCALEDYGVYWPLFVLIFHVISPIPHFIAKRATYDSDATSSACRELAYFFTTGIVVSAFGFPVILARVLVIKWGACGLVLAGNAVIFLTIQGFFLVFGRGDDFSWEQW, encoded by the exons ATGCTGGGTTGTGCCTTAGAGGATTATGG CGTTTACTGGCCCTTGTTTGTCCTGATATTTCACGTcatctctcccatcccccattTCATTGCCAAAAGAGCAACTTATGACTCCGACGCCACAAGTAGTGCCTGCCGGGAGCTGGCATATTTTTTTACTACTGGAATTGttgtctctgcctttggatttccTGTTATTCTTGCCCGTGTATTGGTG ATCAAATGGGGAGCCTGTGGCCTTGTGCTGGCAGGCAATGCAGTCATTTTCCTTACAATTCAAGGTTTTTTCCTTGTATTTGGAAGAGGAGATGATTTTAGCTGGGAGCAGTGGTAG
- the LEPROT gene encoding leptin receptor gene-related protein isoform X3 — MAGVKALVALSFSGAIGLTFLMLGCALEDYGVYWPLFVLIFHVISPIPHFIAKRATYDSDATSSACRELAYFFTTGIVVSAFGFPVILARVLVIKWGACGLVLAGNAVIFLTIQGFFLVFGRGDDFSWEQW; from the exons CTCTCGTGGCATTGTCCTTCAGTGGGGCCATTGGGCTGACTTTTCTCATGCTGGGTTGTGCCTTAGAGGATTATGG CGTTTACTGGCCCTTGTTTGTCCTGATATTTCACGTcatctctcccatcccccattTCATTGCCAAAAGAGCAACTTATGACTCCGACGCCACAAGTAGTGCCTGCCGGGAGCTGGCATATTTTTTTACTACTGGAATTGttgtctctgcctttggatttccTGTTATTCTTGCCCGTGTATTGGTG ATCAAATGGGGAGCCTGTGGCCTTGTGCTGGCAGGCAATGCAGTCATTTTCCTTACAATTCAAGGTTTTTTCCTTGTATTTGGAAGAGGAGATGATTTTAGCTGGGAGCAGTGGTAG